In Bacteroidota bacterium, one genomic interval encodes:
- a CDS encoding DUF1573 domain-containing protein has product MKRLTVLMTAIFAVLALTGFAQKKATIKFESMVHDFGQIKEDGGFVTCSFKLTNTGNDTLKIVNVKPGCGCTTSNWTKEAIKPGGKGFVDATFDPRNRPGEFAKGIAVTTNDPDNQNISLTIKGTVLPRQKTYTDLYPTKLGNLRFESSQLNLQNVKNIEVRTDTMKIYNDWKQNMTLEIGKDIPAYMTAKVIPETLKPGKEGLIIITYDAKLKNDFGYLYDRININTNDSAQAQKTLSISLNIVEDFSTLTPEQLAKSPKVVFTTTTYEFPNVKQGDKVDYSFEFRNDGENDLIIRKTKASCGCTASTPEKSVLKKGESSNIKISFNTAGKEGKQHKTVTVITNDPNNSSVTLNITGTVDKPAQ; this is encoded by the coding sequence ATGAAAAGATTAACGGTTCTCATGACGGCCATTTTTGCAGTACTTGCATTGACCGGTTTTGCTCAAAAAAAAGCCACTATCAAATTTGAATCAATGGTTCATGACTTTGGGCAGATAAAAGAAGATGGCGGATTTGTCACCTGTTCTTTTAAGCTAACTAATACGGGTAACGACACCCTGAAAATTGTAAATGTGAAGCCCGGTTGTGGATGCACAACATCCAACTGGACGAAAGAAGCGATTAAACCTGGTGGAAAAGGCTTTGTTGATGCTACATTTGATCCACGTAATCGTCCGGGTGAATTTGCCAAAGGCATTGCGGTAACCACCAATGACCCCGACAATCAAAACATTTCTCTGACGATTAAAGGCACTGTACTTCCGCGTCAGAAAACCTATACGGATCTTTATCCTACCAAGCTTGGCAACCTCCGCTTCGAATCGTCACAGCTCAATTTACAAAACGTGAAAAATATTGAAGTGCGCACTGATACGATGAAAATCTATAATGACTGGAAACAAAACATGACCCTTGAAATTGGCAAAGACATACCGGCCTACATGACTGCAAAGGTAATCCCGGAAACACTTAAGCCAGGTAAAGAAGGTCTGATAATCATTACTTACGATGCCAAACTTAAAAATGATTTCGGATATCTTTATGACCGTATTAATATTAATACAAATGACAGTGCTCAGGCACAAAAAACGCTCAGCATCAGTTTGAATATTGTTGAAGATTTTTCAACCTTAACCCCGGAGCAATTAGCCAAATCGCCCAAAGTTGTTTTCACAACCACAACCTATGAATTTCCCAATGTAAAACAGGGCGATAAAGTTGATTATAGTTTTGAATTCCGTAACGATGGCGAAAACGATTTGATAATTCGTAAAACCAAAGCCAGCTGCGGATGTACGGCAAGCACTCCGGAAAAAAGCGTATTGAAAAAAGGCGAATCCAGCAATATCAAGATTTCATTCAATACGGCAGGTAAAGAAGGCAAACAGCACAAAACCGTTACCGTAATAACCAACGACCCGAATAACTCATCGGTGACTTTGAATATTACAGGAACAGTTGATAAACCTGCTCAATAA
- the cysC gene encoding adenylyl-sulfate kinase, with amino-acid sequence MRMRILTEFNSYIRRNRRRFLLRQDPKVIWLTGLSGAGKTTIAQALEKTIQRKGYFTKLFDGDIIRQGLNKDLGFSMEDRLENIRRTAEVAKLFTDHGLVVICSFITPKKEMRDLAREIIGKDRFIEVYVNCPFDVCEQRDVKGLYKQARAGVIKDFTGIGSGFEPPLHPDIELKTDVWTVRHTVKFIVRRVIPLIRYQKRKWFLIT; translated from the coding sequence ATGAGAATGCGGATCCTCACGGAGTTTAATAGTTATATCAGGCGTAACAGAAGGCGTTTTTTGCTGAGGCAGGATCCCAAAGTTATCTGGCTTACAGGCTTGTCGGGTGCAGGAAAAACCACCATAGCACAGGCACTTGAAAAAACAATTCAACGCAAAGGATATTTTACAAAGTTATTTGATGGCGACATTATTCGTCAGGGACTAAATAAAGACCTTGGCTTTTCGATGGAAGACAGACTGGAGAATATCAGACGTACTGCCGAAGTTGCAAAATTATTTACCGATCACGGTCTTGTTGTCATCTGCAGTTTTATCACACCCAAAAAAGAAATGCGCGACCTTGCCCGCGAAATCATCGGTAAGGATCGCTTTATCGAAGTTTATGTAAATTGCCCTTTTGATGTCTGTGAACAACGAGATGTTAAAGGACTCTACAAGCAGGCAAGAGCAGGCGTAATCAAGGATTTTACGGGTATCGGCTCCGGATTTGAACCGCCCCTGCATCCTGATATTGAACTCAAAACCGATGTTTGGACGGTACGACATACCGTTAAATTTATTGTCAGACGTGTTATACCACTTATCCGATATCAGAAAAGAAAATGGTTTCTTATAACCTAA
- the cysD gene encoding sulfate adenylyltransferase subunit CysD encodes MVSYNLNHLEQLESESIFIMREVVSQFERPALLFSGGKDSIVMLQLAVKAFWPAKLPFPLLHIDTGHNFPETIRYRDELAEKIGAKLVVGYVQDSIDKGRATEETGYYASRNVLQTVTLLDTIEEYKFDAAMGGGRRDEEKARAKERFFSHRDEFGQWDPKNQRPELWTLFNGRKRMGEHFRVFPLSNWTEMDVWQYILRENIEMPSLYFSHDRECFIRDGVIYAATDVIKRKPDEVVETMTVRFRTIGDMTCTGATLSKASTLEEIVGEVAASRVTERGSRLDDKRSESAMEDRKKEGYF; translated from the coding sequence ATGGTTTCTTATAACCTAAATCATTTAGAACAACTGGAGTCAGAATCCATCTTCATTATGCGTGAAGTGGTTTCTCAGTTTGAGCGCCCTGCACTGCTGTTTTCAGGCGGTAAAGATTCAATTGTAATGCTGCAGCTTGCGGTTAAAGCATTTTGGCCGGCAAAGCTTCCATTCCCATTATTACACATTGATACCGGTCATAATTTTCCGGAAACCATTCGCTATCGCGATGAACTTGCCGAAAAAATTGGTGCGAAACTGGTGGTTGGATACGTGCAGGATTCTATTGACAAAGGACGTGCTACCGAAGAAACCGGTTACTATGCCAGCAGAAATGTATTGCAAACGGTTACTCTGCTCGATACCATCGAAGAATATAAATTTGATGCTGCCATGGGCGGCGGGCGACGCGATGAAGAGAAGGCACGTGCCAAGGAACGCTTCTTTTCACATCGTGATGAATTCGGTCAATGGGATCCGAAAAATCAACGTCCTGAACTCTGGACTTTATTCAACGGACGCAAAAGAATGGGCGAACATTTCAGAGTGTTCCCACTGAGCAATTGGACCGAAATGGATGTCTGGCAGTACATACTTCGTGAAAATATTGAAATGCCTTCGCTTTATTTTTCGCATGATCGCGAATGCTTCATTCGCGACGGCGTGATATATGCCGCAACCGATGTTATTAAGCGCAAACCTGACGAAGTTGTTGAGACAATGACTGTCCGTTTTCGCACAATTGGAGATATGACATGCACCGGCGCCACCCTTTCTAAAGCATCAACACTCGAAGAAATTGTTGGGGAAGTTGCTGCATCCAGAGTAACCGAACGCGGCAGCCGGCTTGATGATAAACGCTCCGAATCGGCCATGGAAGATCGGAAAAAGGAAGGTTATTTCTAA
- a CDS encoding GTP-binding protein has protein sequence MVLKENNAYMDMELLRFTTAGSVDDGKSTLIGRLLYDSKSIFEDQIEALKLASELRGEDHVNLALLTDGLRAEREQGITIDVAYRYFATPKRKFIIADTPGHIQYTRNMVTGASTANLAIILIDARKGVIEQTKRHAFLASLLKIPHLVVCINKMDLVDYDEKIYNQIKKDFVNFSSKFEIHDIRFIPISALLGDNVVDASANMPWFRESPLLHLLENIHIASDENLVDCRFPVQCVIRPNDDEYHDYRGYAGRVAGGIFKPGDKVMVLPSGLITRIKSIDSYDGPVQEAFSPMSVTILLEDELDISRGDMIVRENNCPTVGQDFDIMLCWMNDKKLVPNGKYAIRHTTRDGRCVIKDVRYKVDINTLHRMEDDKSIGLNEIARVAIRTTVPLFFDSYKNNRITGSVILVDEGTNETVGAGMII, from the coding sequence ATGGTACTTAAAGAAAATAACGCTTATATGGATATGGAGCTGCTTCGCTTCACTACAGCCGGCAGTGTTGATGATGGTAAAAGCACCCTCATCGGTCGCTTGCTGTACGATAGCAAATCCATTTTTGAAGATCAGATAGAAGCACTTAAACTGGCAAGTGAACTTAGAGGCGAAGACCATGTAAATCTTGCCCTGCTTACCGACGGACTCCGTGCCGAACGCGAACAGGGTATTACTATTGATGTGGCGTACCGCTACTTTGCAACACCCAAACGAAAATTTATTATTGCCGATACCCCCGGGCATATTCAATACACCCGCAATATGGTTACCGGCGCATCAACTGCCAACCTCGCGATTATCCTGATAGATGCTCGTAAAGGGGTTATTGAACAGACAAAAAGACATGCCTTTCTGGCTTCTTTATTGAAGATACCGCATTTGGTCGTGTGTATTAATAAAATGGATCTGGTTGATTATGATGAAAAAATTTACAATCAGATAAAAAAAGACTTCGTGAATTTTTCATCAAAATTTGAAATACACGATATCCGCTTCATTCCCATTAGTGCATTGCTGGGCGACAATGTGGTGGATGCTTCGGCAAACATGCCATGGTTCCGTGAAAGTCCTTTGCTTCACCTGCTCGAAAATATTCATATTGCAAGCGACGAAAACCTTGTCGACTGCCGCTTTCCGGTACAGTGCGTCATCCGTCCCAACGACGATGAATATCACGACTATCGCGGGTATGCAGGTCGAGTTGCAGGAGGCATTTTTAAGCCGGGCGATAAAGTTATGGTGCTGCCATCCGGTCTTATTACCCGTATCAAATCAATTGATTCCTACGACGGTCCGGTACAGGAAGCATTTTCTCCGATGTCTGTTACCATACTTCTTGAAGATGAACTTGATATTAGCCGTGGCGACATGATTGTCCGTGAAAACAATTGCCCGACGGTTGGTCAGGATTTCGATATTATGTTATGCTGGATGAATGATAAAAAGCTCGTTCCAAACGGAAAATATGCCATCAGACATACAACCCGCGACGGACGCTGTGTTATTAAAGACGTTCGCTATAAGGTGGATATCAATACGCTGCATCGGATGGAAGATGACAAAAGTATCGGTTTGAACGAAATTGCCCGCGTGGCAATTCGTACAACGGTTCCCCTCTTTTTCGACAGTTATAAAAATAACCGTATTACCGGAAGCGTTATTTTGGTGGATGAAGGCACCAATGAAACCGTTGGCGCCGGAATGATTATTTAA
- a CDS encoding phosphoadenylyl-sulfate reductase, with protein MKERINQLNEQLRDASAEEVLECVIKQFNGKICFASSMGAEDQVLTAMIAAINPATHIFTLDTGRLFNTTLSLIGNTRERFNVRIDVLFPEAAAVEKMVNEKGVNLFYESVENRKLCCNIRKVVQVRRALVGMDAWISGLRREQSVTRAHMNIVEWDEEFGLVKINPLISWTEEQVWEYIRKNNIPYNPLHDNGFRSIGCQPCTRAVKPGDDLRSGRWWWEDADKKECGLHEFRKSEDSHPA; from the coding sequence ATGAAAGAACGGATTAACCAACTGAACGAGCAGCTTCGTGACGCTTCAGCCGAAGAAGTTCTCGAATGTGTAATCAAACAATTCAACGGTAAGATTTGCTTTGCAAGCAGCATGGGTGCCGAAGACCAGGTACTGACAGCCATGATAGCCGCAATAAATCCGGCAACCCACATTTTCACACTGGATACGGGTCGTCTGTTTAACACCACCCTGAGCCTGATAGGAAATACCCGCGAACGTTTCAATGTTAGAATAGATGTCCTATTTCCGGAAGCTGCAGCCGTAGAAAAAATGGTGAATGAAAAGGGCGTGAATCTGTTTTATGAGAGCGTTGAGAACAGAAAACTTTGCTGTAATATCCGCAAGGTAGTGCAGGTACGTCGTGCACTGGTGGGTATGGATGCATGGATAAGCGGATTGCGCCGCGAACAATCGGTTACACGCGCCCACATGAACATTGTGGAATGGGATGAAGAATTTGGTTTAGTAAAAATAAACCCCCTGATTTCATGGACTGAAGAACAGGTGTGGGAGTATATCCGTAAAAACAACATTCCTTACAACCCGCTTCACGACAATGGTTTTAGAAGTATTGGCTGCCAACCGTGCACGCGCGCTGTAAAACCCGGCGACGACCTCCGCTCCGGTCGCTGGTGGTGGGAAGATGCCGATAAAAAAGAATGCGGTTTGCATGAGTTCAGAAAAAGTGAAGACAGCCATCCCGCTTGA
- a CDS encoding MBL fold metallo-hydrolase: MKLIPIFAEDFKLDGGACFGVVPKSIWSKYYTADENNMLPIALRCLLVDTGERVILIDNGIGDKQDGKFREHLYLFGNRSLKTSFAEAGYSYDDVTDVLLTHLHYDHCGGGVQYNEDRTGFELTFKKAAYWCSRAQWEWALKPNPREGASYLKENLLPMHESGKLNFIEQEGLLTAEIFLKIYNGHTEGQIIPVIAYKNRKVVFMADFIPTPANVPLPYVASYDTRPLLSMEEKKRFLDEAVNENYILFFEHDYLNEACSLEQTIKGVRMKNTGTVEQLIQSS, from the coding sequence ATGAAGTTGATTCCAATATTTGCCGAAGATTTCAAACTTGACGGTGGGGCATGCTTTGGTGTAGTGCCTAAATCAATCTGGTCAAAGTATTATACTGCTGATGAGAACAACATGCTTCCTATTGCGCTCCGATGCTTGCTGGTGGATACCGGCGAGCGCGTTATCCTCATCGATAATGGCATAGGCGACAAGCAGGACGGCAAGTTCCGCGAACATTTATATTTATTCGGAAATCGTTCACTAAAAACGTCATTCGCCGAAGCAGGATATTCCTATGACGATGTTACGGACGTTTTGCTTACACACCTGCATTACGACCATTGCGGCGGTGGTGTTCAATATAATGAAGACCGGACAGGCTTTGAGTTGACGTTTAAAAAAGCAGCCTACTGGTGCAGCCGCGCACAATGGGAATGGGCTTTGAAGCCCAATCCGCGTGAAGGTGCGAGCTATTTAAAAGAAAATCTGCTGCCGATGCACGAAAGTGGAAAACTCAATTTTATTGAGCAGGAAGGTCTACTTACTGCCGAGATATTTTTGAAAATATATAACGGTCACACCGAAGGGCAAATAATTCCGGTGATAGCATATAAGAACCGCAAAGTCGTATTTATGGCTGATTTTATACCCACACCGGCCAATGTACCCCTGCCTTACGTTGCATCGTATGACACCAGACCCTTGCTCAGTATGGAAGAGAAAAAAAGATTTCTGGACGAAGCAGTGAACGAAAATTACATTTTGTTTTTCGAGCACGATTATCTGAACGAAGCCTGCTCACTGGAACAGACAATAAAAGGCGTAAGGATGAAAAACACCGGTACTGTAGAACAATTGATTCAATCGTCGTAA
- a CDS encoding Mur ligase family protein — MNVHFIAIGGAVMHNMAIALHLKGYTVSGSDDEIFEPAKSNLARHGLLPDETGWLPEKINSSLDAVILGMHARGDNPELLHAKELGLKIYSFPEYVFEQSKNKKRVVIGGSHGKTSITAMIMHVLHHYGLDFDYLVGSQLKGFETMVRITEAAPVMVVEGDEYLTSPLDLRPKFHLYHPHTALLSGIAWDHINVFPTFDNYLDQFRIFINLIEAGGKLIYCKEDEHLCKLVKEIRNDITLLPYGMPVHSIENGITTVVSEGNNYTLEIFGNHNLMNLEGARLICNDLGISDHNYFAAISTFSGAAKRLELIAKNETCNVYKDFAHSPSKLKATVEAVKSQFPNRILVGCMELHTFSSLNKEFLSQYYGAMDACDIAIVYFNKHTIEHKKLPPVSEQEVTDAFGKAGMIVLTDSAALVQKLKSMSYPDTNLLMMSSGNFDGINLVELSQYLLKA, encoded by the coding sequence ATGAATGTACACTTCATTGCTATTGGCGGCGCAGTTATGCACAACATGGCTATTGCATTGCATCTTAAAGGATATACAGTAAGCGGCTCGGATGATGAGATATTTGAACCTGCAAAAAGCAATCTCGCCCGCCATGGTTTGCTGCCAGACGAAACCGGTTGGCTGCCTGAGAAGATTAATTCATCACTCGATGCTGTTATTCTTGGCATGCATGCACGGGGCGATAATCCCGAATTACTCCATGCAAAAGAACTGGGCTTAAAGATTTATTCTTTTCCTGAATACGTTTTTGAACAATCAAAAAATAAAAAGCGGGTTGTTATCGGTGGAAGCCACGGAAAGACCAGCATTACTGCCATGATTATGCATGTGCTGCATCATTACGGTTTGGATTTCGACTATCTGGTTGGCTCACAACTCAAGGGTTTTGAAACCATGGTACGCATTACGGAAGCGGCACCGGTTATGGTTGTTGAAGGCGACGAATATCTTACATCGCCGCTCGACCTGCGTCCCAAATTTCATCTGTATCATCCGCATACGGCCTTGCTGAGCGGTATTGCATGGGATCATATTAACGTGTTTCCGACATTTGATAATTATCTTGATCAATTTAGGATATTCATTAATTTAATCGAAGCCGGAGGTAAGCTTATTTATTGCAAAGAAGATGAGCATCTCTGTAAACTGGTAAAGGAAATCAGGAATGATATCACGCTGTTACCTTACGGAATGCCTGTTCATTCCATAGAAAATGGTATTACTACGGTTGTTTCTGAAGGCAATAATTACACGCTCGAGATATTCGGCAATCACAATCTGATGAATCTTGAAGGGGCCCGCCTTATTTGCAATGACCTGGGTATTTCTGACCACAATTATTTTGCGGCAATTTCTACTTTTTCCGGGGCAGCAAAACGGCTTGAATTAATTGCGAAAAATGAAACGTGCAATGTATACAAAGACTTTGCGCATTCGCCCTCAAAACTCAAAGCTACGGTAGAAGCCGTGAAATCGCAATTCCCGAATAGGATACTTGTCGGCTGCATGGAGCTTCATACATTCAGCAGCCTGAACAAAGAATTTCTTTCGCAGTATTACGGCGCCATGGATGCTTGCGATATTGCCATCGTGTATTTCAACAAACACACCATTGAACATAAAAAACTTCCGCCCGTAAGTGAGCAGGAGGTGACGGATGCTTTTGGAAAGGCAGGAATGATAGTACTTACCGATTCTGCTGCCCTTGTACAAAAGCTGAAATCAATGTCTTATCCCGACACCAATCTATTGATGATGAGCAGCGGAAATTTCGACGGTATTAATCTGGTTGAGCTATCGCAATACCTGCTGAAAGCTTAA
- a CDS encoding DUF6150 family protein: MKQSFIQKSVLLLVVAGTMFLFGTKSYGQTVYSCDSKYDADVKVFVVDSKYDADLIVYKCSSKYDATGNEGLWFFTDSKYDAKKKIFFVDSKYDADLLIYITDSKYDAQWRNSSKKQFMY; the protein is encoded by the coding sequence ATGAAGCAATCATTCATTCAAAAAAGTGTTCTACTGCTTGTCGTTGCCGGCACCATGTTCCTCTTCGGAACAAAAAGTTACGGTCAGACGGTTTATTCATGCGACAGTAAATACGATGCGGACGTCAAAGTCTTTGTTGTAGACAGCAAGTACGATGCAGACCTTATTGTTTACAAATGCAGCAGTAAATATGACGCCACCGGCAATGAAGGACTGTGGTTCTTTACCGATAGCAAGTACGACGCCAAGAAAAAAATATTTTTTGTTGACAGTAAGTATGACGCAGACTTACTGATATACATTACTGACAGTAAATATGACGCCCAATGGCGTAACTCGTCAAAGAAACAATTTATGTATTAA
- a CDS encoding methyltransferase: MKPAFRFKQFSIDDSGCAMKIGTDAVLLGAMAAANAPARILDVGTGCGIVALMLAQRFPSAIIDTIEIDNFASEKAQQNFIASPWKDNLSVSNISLQKFLTSATSHYDLIVSNPPYFNRSLRNPDKAKTIARHDDELPLEDLLHGASILLKRGAPLWIILPRENVQKAILTALSQKLFLNQQTDIMAVGGKNAKRSILAFTKEESRECIPKELHIKETNGNYSSDFTNLCKEYYLGF; this comes from the coding sequence ATGAAACCCGCTTTCCGATTTAAACAATTTAGTATTGACGACTCAGGCTGTGCCATGAAAATTGGTACTGATGCGGTATTGCTTGGAGCCATGGCCGCAGCGAATGCCCCGGCACGAATTCTTGACGTGGGAACCGGATGCGGCATTGTGGCGCTGATGCTGGCACAACGCTTCCCGTCAGCCATTATTGACACTATTGAAATCGATAATTTTGCTTCTGAAAAAGCACAACAAAACTTCATCGCCAGTCCGTGGAAAGATAATTTGAGTGTGAGCAATATTTCATTACAAAAATTTCTCACTTCCGCTACTTCACACTATGACCTAATTGTATCGAATCCTCCCTATTTCAACAGAAGCCTTCGAAATCCGGATAAAGCAAAAACAATTGCACGGCATGACGACGAATTACCGCTTGAAGATTTGTTGCACGGCGCGTCTATTTTACTGAAGAGAGGTGCACCATTGTGGATTATTCTGCCTCGCGAAAACGTTCAAAAAGCAATTCTGACAGCTCTTTCACAGAAATTATTTCTGAATCAGCAAACAGATATCATGGCCGTTGGCGGGAAAAATGCGAAACGAAGTATTCTTGCATTCACGAAAGAAGAAAGCAGAGAGTGCATCCCTAAAGAGCTCCATATTAAAGAAACGAACGGCAATTACAGCAGCGATTTTACAAATCTTTGCAAGGAGTATTACCTTGGTTTTTAA
- the rimM gene encoding ribosome maturation factor RimM (Essential for efficient processing of 16S rRNA) has product MTQNDCFCLGKILKSFGYKGDVMILVQIGLAMDYEKMESFFVEIDNKLVPFFIESIDSRSEDLMLAHFEDINSSDDTQLILGKNVWLPQELLPANIDDQKALRLLIGFNVIDKEKGNIGQLDGYIHMTHQDVIRIKSGKHEILLPAVAEVISRIDRRKKEIHVNAPEGLIDFYLQ; this is encoded by the coding sequence ATGACACAAAATGATTGCTTTTGCCTTGGTAAAATCCTGAAATCATTCGGGTACAAGGGAGATGTAATGATTCTGGTTCAAATCGGACTTGCAATGGATTATGAAAAAATGGAATCATTTTTTGTTGAAATAGACAATAAACTGGTTCCATTTTTTATTGAATCTATCGATTCGCGAAGCGAAGACCTGATGCTGGCACACTTTGAGGATATCAATTCGTCTGATGATACACAATTAATTCTCGGTAAAAATGTCTGGCTCCCACAGGAATTACTTCCGGCCAATATTGACGATCAAAAAGCCTTGCGCCTGTTAATCGGATTCAATGTCATTGACAAAGAAAAAGGGAATATCGGGCAGCTTGACGGCTACATACACATGACTCATCAGGACGTGATTCGTATTAAATCCGGCAAGCATGAGATACTGCTGCCTGCGGTGGCTGAAGTTATATCGCGCATCGACCGCCGCAAAAAAGAAATTCATGTGAATGCACCCGAAGGACTGATTGACTTCTACCTTCAATGA
- a CDS encoding 30S ribosomal protein S16: MPVKIRLQRHGKKGQAFFHIVIADGRAPRDGKFKDKIGTYNPLTRPATISIDFDKALDWVQKGARPTGTVRAILSYKGVMIKSHLLKGVAKGALTQEQAEAKFQAWVADKQAQIDAKRKMHEMSKRDVIKKRLEAEARVNIAKADMLAKKRAKALDELNAKRDAEAEAPAETPADAPQIETTEQENNE, encoded by the coding sequence ATGCCAGTAAAAATCAGATTACAGAGACATGGTAAAAAAGGTCAGGCCTTTTTCCATATTGTAATTGCCGATGGTCGTGCACCTCGTGACGGGAAATTTAAAGATAAAATTGGCACGTACAACCCACTCACCAGACCAGCAACTATCAGCATTGACTTCGACAAAGCCCTTGATTGGGTACAAAAAGGTGCACGCCCGACAGGAACTGTCCGCGCAATCCTTTCTTACAAAGGAGTTATGATCAAGAGCCATCTTCTCAAAGGTGTTGCTAAAGGAGCCCTTACACAGGAACAGGCTGAAGCCAAGTTCCAGGCATGGGTAGCCGACAAGCAAGCTCAAATCGACGCAAAACGCAAAATGCATGAGATGTCGAAAAGAGATGTTATTAAAAAACGCCTTGAAGCAGAAGCCCGCGTAAACATTGCCAAAGCAGACATGCTCGCGAAGAAAAGAGCCAAAGCGCTTGATGAACTTAACGCGAAAAGGGATGCTGAAGCAGAAGCACCTGCAGAAACACCTGCTGATGCTCCTCAAATTGAAACGACAGAACAGGAAAACAACGAATAG
- a CDS encoding ATP-binding cassette domain-containing protein yields MTIELQHVSKSFGKQAVISDFTHTFLPGQCYAVTGPNGSGKSTLLKLIAGFMLPGEGKVIYNLNNKNIPDNEAFTHIAVAAPYLELIEEFSLQEMIRFHFGFKPLTQTYKENDLFDLLGYPQFRDKILRDFSSGMKQRVKLLLALLSEVPVILLDEPCTNLDQDGIDWYINLTNSSLANRLIIIFSNDKKYEFPFCSSTVRLSEYGAFS; encoded by the coding sequence ATGACAATTGAACTTCAGCATGTTTCTAAGAGCTTTGGCAAACAGGCGGTAATCAGCGATTTTACCCACACCTTCCTGCCGGGGCAGTGTTATGCCGTCACCGGCCCTAACGGGTCCGGCAAATCAACGCTGTTGAAGCTAATTGCAGGTTTTATGCTCCCGGGTGAGGGAAAAGTCATTTATAATCTTAACAATAAAAATATTCCCGATAACGAAGCATTTACACACATTGCCGTTGCTGCGCCCTATCTTGAGCTTATTGAAGAGTTCAGTCTGCAGGAAATGATTCGGTTTCATTTCGGGTTTAAACCTCTTACCCAAACCTATAAAGAAAACGACCTCTTTGATTTGTTAGGTTACCCTCAGTTCAGGGATAAAATTTTACGCGATTTTTCGTCAGGTATGAAACAGCGCGTTAAATTACTCCTTGCTTTACTCAGCGAAGTCCCTGTGATACTGCTTGATGAACCTTGTACCAATTTGGATCAGGATGGTATAGACTGGTATATAAACCTGACAAATAGCTCATTAGCCAACAGGCTTATCATCATATTTTCAAACGACAAAAAATATGAATTCCCGTTTTGTTCTTCCACAGTGAGACTTTCAGAATACGGGGCGTTCTCCTGA
- the lpxA gene encoding acyl-ACP--UDP-N-acetylglucosamine O-acyltransferase translates to MNQPLAYVHPQAKIANNVGIEPYVFIDKNVEIGEGTWIGPNVTILEGARIGKNCKIFPGSVISAMPQDLKYSGEDSIVRIGDNTTIREFATIHRGTRANYETTIGSNCLLMAYVHVAHDCIIGNNVILANSAALAGHIRIDDWAIVGGLVAIHQFVNIGIHSFIGGGGLVRKDVPPFCKAAREPLSFSGINSIGLRRRGYSSEKIKEIQDIYRIIFVKGFNVTQALRIVEAEMPATPERDEIISFISGSQRGIMKGYTRNAKEK, encoded by the coding sequence ATGAACCAGCCCCTTGCCTATGTTCATCCTCAGGCCAAAATTGCCAACAATGTTGGAATAGAGCCGTATGTATTTATTGACAAAAATGTTGAGATTGGGGAAGGAACATGGATTGGGCCAAATGTAACCATACTTGAAGGCGCCCGCATCGGAAAGAATTGCAAGATATTTCCAGGCTCAGTTATTTCGGCCATGCCACAAGATCTCAAGTACAGCGGCGAAGACAGCATTGTTCGGATTGGCGATAATACCACAATCCGCGAATTTGCCACTATTCACCGGGGCACACGGGCTAATTACGAAACAACTATTGGGAGCAACTGTTTGTTAATGGCTTATGTTCATGTAGCACACGATTGCATTATCGGGAACAACGTAATATTGGCGAATTCAGCCGCACTTGCAGGTCATATCCGCATCGACGACTGGGCCATAGTCGGAGGCCTGGTTGCTATCCACCAGTTTGTTAATATTGGAATTCATTCCTTTATTGGCGGCGGCGGGTTGGTGAGAAAAGACGTTCCGCCTTTCTGCAAAGCAGCAAGAGAGCCGCTTTCCTTCTCAGGAATCAACTCTATCGGTCTCAGAAGAAGAGGTTATTCTTCCGAAAAAATCAAAGAAATTCAGGATATCTACCGCATCATTTTTGTAAAAGGATTTAATGTAACTCAGGCATTGCGGATTGTGGAGGCTGAAATGCCTGCAACACCTGAGCGGGATGAAATTATTTCTTTTATATCAGGCAGCCAGCGCGGTATCATGAAAGGTTATACCCGCAACGCAAAGGAAAAATAA